The window ATTATGATTACAGGGGATTACCCTGGTACAGCTCAGCATATCGCAAGGCAGATAGGGTTAAAAGATCCGGAAAAGTACATTACCGGGCCGGAGCTTTCCAAAATGAGTGAGGGCGAGCTTGCAGAGAAAATTAAAACAACAAATATTTTCGCCCGGGTTGTGCCTGAACAGAAATTAATAATTGTAAATGCCTTAAAATTAAACGGGGAAATTGTTGCGATGACAGGCGATGGGGTTAACGATGCTCCGGCCCTGAAATCAGCTCATATAGGAATTGCAATGGGAGAAAGGGGCACGGATGTAGCACGCGAATCCTCAGCGATTGTCCTTCTAAATGATGATTTCCTATCCATAGTTGCAGCTGTCCGGCTGGGCAGGAGAATTTTTGATAATCTCAAGAAAGCAATTAACTACATATTTTCAGTCCATATCCCTATTGCGGGGCTTGCAGTGTTTCCCATACTGTTTAATTTACCTCTTATCCTTTTGCCTGCGCATATAGCGTTTCTGGAATTGATAATTGACCCCGCATGTTCGACAGTTTTTGAGGCTGAACCCGAAGAAAAAAACATTATGAATAGGCCACCTCGAAACCTGCAGGAAAGAATATTTGGAGTGAAAAGTCTAACCCTGAGTTTAGTGCAGGGCATAAGCATGCTTGCAGGAGTTATTGCTATTTACCTGTACGCGCTATACACGGGAAAAGGAGAAGTAGAAGCACGAACCCTCACCTTTGCTACACTTGTAGTTGCCAACCTTACTTTAATTGCAGCAAATCTTTCCTGGTCACAAAGCATGTTCAAAACCTTGAAATCGGAAAATAAAGCATTAAGGTATGTGCTCGTAGGAGCGCTGTCAGGCCTTTTTCTGGTTTTGTACGTCCCGGCTCTAAGAAGTCTGTTCCGTTTCTCACTGCTGCACGTTGACGATTTACTGATTGTGTTTGTTGTGGGAACTCTAAGTATTACGTGGCTTAGATTACTCAAAACTCAAATAAATAATAATCTCTGATAACATCCCGCATATGATAGGTGCATATATAAGCATATATTTAAGTGCATATGATGGGTGCATATAATAGGTACATACTCCTGGATGGGGAAACATTTTATCTCCCCGTTCCCATCTTTTTTCAATGAAATTCAAAGCTATTGTCGTTGACATTGACGGGACAATTACCTGCGAAAACAGGGAACTCCATCTGGGCGCCGTCAAAAAAATCCGTTCCCTTAAAGTTCCGGTAGTCCTTGCCACAGGCAACATCCTCTGTTATGCCAGGACAACATCAAAGCTTATAGGCCTGGACGGGGCTGTGATCGCCGAAAACGGAGGCGCTATTACTGTCCGCTATGATCTGAATGGCACGTTTGAAGGGAGCCTGGAAGAGTGTGAAAAAGCCTTCTCTTTCCTCTCCGGGCATTTCAAACTCACCAAACTTGATCCCTTCTACCGAAAAACCGAGATTGCCCTTCGCCGGGACTTTGATCTTAAAAAAGCCATAAATCTTCTGGAAACTCAAAACTTTGATGTCGAAATGGTTGACACCAAGTACGCAATCCACATCAAAAGTACCCGAATCAACAAAGGCGTGGGGCTTGAGAAGCTTGCAGAAATGATGGGGCTTGAAGCTGCGGATTTTGTGGCAATAGGGGATTCTGCAAATGATGTTGAGCTGTTTGAGGCTGCAGGTTTCGGGATTGCGGTTGCAAACGGCGATGAGAAAATAAAGGAAGCTGCAAATTACGTGACCGATGCCTCGTTTGGAGAGGGAGCAGTAGAAGCTATTGAATTTCTTGAATCAAATGGGTGGATATAAAAATCGCGACATATGCAAAAATCGCACATATGCGGTTTCTTGATTTTACGCTCAGGATTTAACTCTCAAACGCCGAACAGGTCTTTCAGTCCGAGTTCCCATTGCGCCCACATTTCGTCCCTATTATTACTTCTTTTTAATACTTCAACAACAGTCGGATTTGGCTCTATGAATATTATCAGATTGTCTTCTTCCCCAAGCTCTTTATTAACTGGTCGGGCAATTTTTTCCTCGTCCATGCAAAACTGAGCGTCTATGCCTGGCTTATTGCCTCTTGCATCCAGCCTGATCCATTTTTTTAAATCTTTTAAATATACAGCGTTTAAGCCGTGCAAGAATTTCCTGTTAACGTCCTTGCTTGAACAAAGTTTCTGATAACAGAACCCGGTTGGTATCCCATAAAATCTTAGCATGGCTGCAAGCAGGTGAGATTTAGCACAACAGATCCCATGCCCGAACTCCAAAACCTCCGATGCTTTACAGGTAACCTCCTGTGCACCTATATCCCCTGAATGATGAATCTCATCCCGAACGAATTCATAGATTTTCTTTATCAGGCTGATTTCGTCTTCCGTGCCTTTTTTTAGTTCACGGCACTTATCAACAATCAGCTTATGGTCATAGTTTATGACTTCACTCTTTTTGAGATAATCCTGAATATTATTGCTTTCAGTGTGCATCTTACTCACCTGTACACCACCCATAACTATTTGGTTTTGGTCGAGCTACCTGCATAAATTAAGATAGTTATATTTATGGCACTCTCCAATCCTCACTATTAAAAAATACCTTACCCTTTAGCTCTATGAATCCTTTACCCACCAAACGCATGAATAGTTCTCGTCCCAGCAACACACTTTCCCCACTGTTCTGTCCCCTTCGGGATGAATAATTCGTCCCCGGGATTGAGAACAAACTCCTAATCGTTTAATACTGCCGTATATTGACCACTAACGCAAACCATGTACTCATCAAATTCATGAGCATGTTTTTTGGAAACCCTGTAAGAATAACAGGTCCAGAAAGCCATCTGACTGCCGTCTGCCCCTTCGAAAAAATAGCCCTCGATATCTTCAGTATTTTGCGTCTTACTGCTGATATGATTGCTTTTACTTATCATAAACTCCGGAAAATCGTTCACGCATAAACACCCCTGTATTACTGATTTTTGAGAGTCAATTACCCCTCCCTGTCCAATTCGGCTTTCGTCGAATCGTCTGAGGAAGGGGCTTGCATGTCACTGAATATTCTCTCAGTTGAAACTGAGATTTCCTATAGCACTTCGCACATAAAAAACCAATAACTTAATATAAAATGAGACATACAGAAAACTTTAAAAAGGATGTCACCATCTCTTTATATTCAATATCACAAGAAAATTAATAGGAGCAACTAAAACGTCGCCGTTTGAAGTACAAATGTCAGTAAGTGCATTATTTTTGTCGTCCATATGCACAATAGTGATATTCCTCGCCCACAAGTTTTTTGCCTGGCAGAACTCAAAATATCAGCAGGTGAATCCTTTTGTGAATACCTTGAAGAGGATTAAGATGATAAAGATTTCACGGTAAAGAGGGAACATTGTGAAATTTTGGGGTAATAGTCATGGGGGGATGAAATAAGGAAATATTTTGTGGTATTCTGGCTCAGTTACTGAGAGGCTCTCAAATTAGAATTTTGACTTAAAAACTTATTTTTTTTCCACGGGGGATCAGTAACAAAATAAATTAGATGGTTTTTTATATCAGTTTGCCCTATTTACTATACATGCTTGAGGAAATGATTTCCAAAAAATATGACTTACTAAAACCTTTTCTTGATGAAAAAAGCAAACGTCTTTTTGCCGCTGCAGAAGCGCTTAGTATTGGCACAGGTAACATCAGCATAGTTTCTCGTGCAACGGGTATTTCTCAAGATACAATTAAAAAAGGTTGCAATGAACTGGAAAGTGGCAAATCTTTTTCTGATGATAAAATACGTGCTCCTGGAGGAGGCCGTAAAAAGAGTGTTGAGAAAGATCCTACTCTTTTATCCGATCTTGAGGCACTTATTGAACCAACCAGTCATGGAGATCCGGAATCTCCTTTACGCTGGACTTGTAAAAGTCTTCGAAATTTAGCAGGAGAACTCCAGAATATAGGGCATAAAGTAAGTCATGCAAGAGTTGCGGATATGCTTCACATGCTTGGTTACAGTTTACAAGCGAATAAGAAAACCATAGAAGGAACTGAGCATCCTGATCGTGACAAACAGTTTGAGCATATAAATGAAAAATGTAAGCTATTTCAAGGTGAACATCAGCCTGTAATCTCAGTAGATACAAAAAAGAAAGAGTTAATTGGAAATTTCAGGAATGTTGGCCGTGAATTGCGTCCAAAAAAAGATCCAATACCTGTCAATGTATATGATTTTAAGGACAGGGAACTGGGAAAGGTAAATCCATATGAGGTATACGACATTACCAATAATGAGGGATGGGTAAACGTCGGCATAGATCATGATACAGCGTCTTTTGCAGTTGAAAGCATACATCGATGGTGGAATTTAATGGGATGTAAATCATATCCTGATGCAAAAAAACTTTTAATTACTGCAGATTGTGGGGGGAGCAATGGATCAAGAGTACGATTATGGAAAACAGAATTACAAAAATTAACGGATGAAATAGGATTGGAAATTTCGGTTTGCCACTTTCCTCCAGGCACAAGTAAATGGAATAAAATTGAGCATAGACTATTTTCCCAGACAACTCTAAATTGGAGGGAAAAACCATTAACAAGCTATGAAGTAGTTGTAAACCTTATTGCAGCAACAACTAACTCAAAAGGGCTTGAGGTAAAATGCATGTTAGACACGAATAAGTATCCAAAAGGAATTAAAATCGAAAAAAAACAGGTTGAAGAATTAGGTATTATACATGATGAGTTTCACGGAGAATGGAATTACACATTCAAACCAAAGAATATGGTGAATTAATTGAATTATTTTGTGACGAGCCCTAAGTACAGGCATCGGTGAACCATCTCTCATGTTCTGTTATTTATTCTTGATTTCCACTTTCATTTTCCCATAACAATCTTCGAAAATTTCCTGGTTGCCATTATTAAATTCCAGTATTTCAAAATCAAAAAGTTCTGCAAATTCTCGGATAGAATCATCGAAATTTTCAGTATATTCAAGTCCGGTATTAATCTTTGCAACCCTCTTATAGCCAATTATTTCATGGGTTTTTTTCATCATTTTCAAGGCTTTAGCCGGGTCTTTGTGCAACTTATCCAGTTCAAAAAACTCTCTCCAGCCCTTACTGTACATGGGCGTAAAGAGATAAGTTCCAGCGTCACCAACACTTTTGAGTAAACTCAGATAGTTATCCATTCCTCCCACAGTCGCCCCTATGCAGTCGTCTACTATTCTGTTCTTCCTGTCTTTAAGGATACGAACAGGGCATGGGAAGGACTTTCCTTCAAAGTCTGTTTCGATATTTCCAAGCACATTTCCACATAAGCCGTAAAAAACCAGAATACCGGAAGAGAATGGTGTGAGGAGCTCTACGGTCTCATATACCTTGTTTTTCAGATCTTTGGGATTTTTATGCAGGCCCAGCTCCATCAGGTAGATCAGTACCGTATATTTTTCACATTCACTGTTTTTTACACATTCACTGTTTTTTACACATTCACTGTTTATTTCAGAAAGTAAAGGGATATTTTCAATGGGAAGTATTTTGTGCTGAAGATTTACTTTATTTAGTTTTCCTGAGAATTCCTGGATGTTTTCATTTTCAACTACAATGACCTCATCAATTGCAGGGTCATTTTCAAGAATCCAGACAATCTCGTCCTGCATTATTTTGCATGAAAGAATACTCATAACAGGCATCAAATTTCTCCTCTATAAAATCAGTATATAAAAATATACCGCTTACTTACATATAAGTAAGTGATATATAAGTAAGTGATGGTTCGCGAAAAATCAATCCGTCAATAAAAATCAGTCCTTCCATCCAAGATCGGATTTTAGTAGAGCAATTGATCTGACAAGCGTTTTTCTTCCCTTTATACTGGATAATTGCCTGGCCCCCAATAAGGTTTCAAATATCGCATCTGCGCGTGCCTCCACAGGGTCAGAGAAATTGAGCTCTCCCTGCTCCAGTCCGATTTTCAGGACTCCGGATAGCCAGGTCAGAATTTCATCCAGTAACAGAAGATGCTGCTTTTTTACCTTTTCCGGAAGTTCTTCAAAATCAATCATTACCGAACCTGGTGGGCAGATACTTTTGCCTTCATCAAATTCTTTCAGGGCGTAATCAAAGTAATATTGAAGCTGCTCACGGGCTGAACCTCCCGATTCCACAATTTGAGCAATATTTGCAGTAAATTTATGCCTGCTGATCTCCAGGAAAGCTGCAACCAGATCTTCTTTCTGGGGGTAGTAGTGATGAATTGCAGCGTTCTTTATGCCCAGTTTCCGGGAAATGTCTCTATAGCTGAATCCATTATAACCCCGACACTGCAAAAAGTTCCCTGCATAATGGAGTATCTGTTGATTGGTTTCGTTCATCTCTTTCATAATAGAACACTTACTTATCAGTAAGTAACTAAGGGGTGTCCACTCATATAAATGTTAGTTTCTTGATTTGCTGGATAAACAGGGACGATCAAATTGAAAACCAAAAACTCATCATGTAAATATGAAGTTTATTTATTTTTCATTCCAGCCAGCGTGTGACCTCATCGATAGGAGGGCGGATAGAGGGAGGCAGTTCTTTAGCCGGGTAGCCTACCGCACATCCTATAAGAGCCCATTCCCCTGGAGAAATTCCAAGGAGTATGCAGAATGCCGGGTTTTCCTCCATTTGAGCTGTAATGGAGACCAGCTGGAAT is drawn from Methanosarcina lacustris Z-7289 and contains these coding sequences:
- a CDS encoding phosphoglycolate phosphatase yields the protein MKFKAIVVDIDGTITCENRELHLGAVKKIRSLKVPVVLATGNILCYARTTSKLIGLDGAVIAENGGAITVRYDLNGTFEGSLEECEKAFSFLSGHFKLTKLDPFYRKTEIALRRDFDLKKAINLLETQNFDVEMVDTKYAIHIKSTRINKGVGLEKLAEMMGLEAADFVAIGDSANDVELFEAAGFGIAVANGDEKIKEAANYVTDASFGEGAVEAIEFLESNGWI
- a CDS encoding transglutaminase-like domain-containing protein, with amino-acid sequence MHTESNNIQDYLKKSEVINYDHKLIVDKCRELKKGTEDEISLIKKIYEFVRDEIHHSGDIGAQEVTCKASEVLEFGHGICCAKSHLLAAMLRFYGIPTGFCYQKLCSSKDVNRKFLHGLNAVYLKDLKKWIRLDARGNKPGIDAQFCMDEEKIARPVNKELGEEDNLIIFIEPNPTVVEVLKRSNNRDEMWAQWELGLKDLFGV
- a CDS encoding ISAzo13 family transposase; this encodes MLEEMISKKYDLLKPFLDEKSKRLFAAAEALSIGTGNISIVSRATGISQDTIKKGCNELESGKSFSDDKIRAPGGGRKKSVEKDPTLLSDLEALIEPTSHGDPESPLRWTCKSLRNLAGELQNIGHKVSHARVADMLHMLGYSLQANKKTIEGTEHPDRDKQFEHINEKCKLFQGEHQPVISVDTKKKELIGNFRNVGRELRPKKDPIPVNVYDFKDRELGKVNPYEVYDITNNEGWVNVGIDHDTASFAVESIHRWWNLMGCKSYPDAKKLLITADCGGSNGSRVRLWKTELQKLTDEIGLEISVCHFPPGTSKWNKIEHRLFSQTTLNWREKPLTSYEVVVNLIAATTNSKGLEVKCMLDTNKYPKGIKIEKKQVEELGIIHDEFHGEWNYTFKPKNMVN
- a CDS encoding DUF1638 domain-containing protein, which gives rise to MPVMSILSCKIMQDEIVWILENDPAIDEVIVVENENIQEFSGKLNKVNLQHKILPIENIPLLSEINSECVKNSECVKNSECEKYTVLIYLMELGLHKNPKDLKNKVYETVELLTPFSSGILVFYGLCGNVLGNIETDFEGKSFPCPVRILKDRKNRIVDDCIGATVGGMDNYLSLLKSVGDAGTYLFTPMYSKGWREFFELDKLHKDPAKALKMMKKTHEIIGYKRVAKINTGLEYTENFDDSIREFAELFDFEILEFNNGNQEIFEDCYGKMKVEIKNK
- a CDS encoding TetR/AcrR family transcriptional regulator produces the protein MKEMNETNQQILHYAGNFLQCRGYNGFSYRDISRKLGIKNAAIHHYYPQKEDLVAAFLEISRHKFTANIAQIVESGGSAREQLQYYFDYALKEFDEGKSICPPGSVMIDFEELPEKVKKQHLLLLDEILTWLSGVLKIGLEQGELNFSDPVEARADAIFETLLGARQLSSIKGRKTLVRSIALLKSDLGWKD